One Mixta gaviniae genomic window carries:
- a CDS encoding fimbria/pilus outer membrane usher protein translates to MKRQPAPALRRCTLAIVSLCGCLTPPDAGAETFSALPPPPASAPQGATPQYMLGLVVNEQQSDQIVPVTFRDGHYWLRAADLRQAGLPAAKLNGAEVDVSALPGVQAQYDSQRQRLLLTVPADWLPAQTFSGRDNAPRYPGRSSAGALLNYDFYTSRNSQAGSRLSAWNELRVFGAAGQLSSNGVWQQQLSGSGYLNDGYIRYDSWWSYEDENRILSWRVGDLITDALSWSSSVRLGGVQLSRDFSVRPDIVTWPLPTFAGQATVPSTVDLFVNGYQTSSNQVQPGPWSMTNMPFVNGAGDAVVVTTDAVGRRVTTALPFYVSSDLLKPGLSDFSFSAGALRNNYGIKNFDYGVGAASGSYRYGATDWLTLETHAEGADRLALGGGGAQLKLGPFGVVNGALAQSRMAGERGRQYSWGYQYNNRWFSLGTQHTTRSAGFADLALYSTRQGEVNDITWSLSRRSAQYNASVSLNRLGSLGTAFIDITSGSGERTRLWNLSWSKNLWGNSSLYVAATREIGSGAWSGAVSLIIPFGEQGNASISLERDQQGQDAQRIYLSRAMPSDGGFAWDASWANQGSGGDYRQGSLRWRNQTIDTSAGFYGDQDNHTEWADLTGSLVLMDSRLFAANEVNDAFVLVKTGYPDVTVRYENQAMGRTDRDGYLLVPRISSYYPAKYDIDALDLPADMTVPRVEQRFAVKRQSGYLLHFPVEPLRAASVILYDTQGNPLPVSSQVLRPGQPTEYVGWDGIAWLDNLQGENAIEVVTPDGRRCTTHLSLAHGRPDALKVYGPVTCPLPATPQGAPGSAPENAKAGILP, encoded by the coding sequence CGCTGCGGCGCTGCACACTCGCTATCGTCAGCCTGTGCGGCTGCCTGACGCCGCCTGACGCCGGCGCGGAAACGTTCTCTGCGCTGCCGCCGCCGCCGGCGAGCGCGCCGCAGGGAGCGACGCCGCAATATATGCTGGGGCTGGTGGTCAATGAGCAGCAGAGCGACCAGATCGTGCCGGTGACTTTTCGCGATGGTCATTATTGGCTGCGCGCCGCCGATTTGCGTCAGGCGGGGCTGCCGGCGGCAAAGCTGAACGGCGCGGAGGTGGACGTTTCCGCGCTGCCGGGCGTGCAGGCGCAATATGACAGCCAGCGCCAGCGCCTGCTGCTGACCGTGCCCGCCGACTGGCTGCCGGCGCAGACCTTTTCCGGACGTGACAACGCGCCGCGCTATCCCGGCCGCAGCAGCGCCGGCGCCCTGCTCAACTATGACTTCTATACCAGCCGCAACAGCCAGGCGGGCAGCCGCCTCTCCGCCTGGAACGAGCTGCGCGTGTTCGGCGCGGCGGGACAACTCTCCTCTAACGGGGTCTGGCAGCAGCAGCTCAGCGGCAGCGGCTATCTCAACGACGGCTATATCCGCTACGACAGCTGGTGGAGCTACGAGGATGAAAACCGCATTCTGAGCTGGCGCGTAGGCGATCTGATCACTGACGCGCTGAGCTGGAGCAGCAGCGTGCGCCTCGGCGGCGTACAGCTGTCGCGCGATTTCAGCGTCCGCCCCGATATCGTCACCTGGCCGCTGCCGACCTTCGCCGGCCAGGCGACGGTGCCCTCGACCGTCGATCTGTTTGTCAACGGCTACCAGACCAGCAGCAATCAGGTGCAACCCGGCCCCTGGTCGATGACCAATATGCCGTTCGTCAACGGCGCCGGTGATGCGGTAGTGGTCACCACCGATGCCGTCGGCCGTCGGGTCACCACCGCCCTGCCGTTTTATGTCTCCAGCGATCTGCTGAAGCCGGGCCTCTCCGATTTCTCCTTTTCCGCCGGGGCGCTGCGCAATAATTACGGCATCAAAAATTTTGACTACGGCGTCGGCGCGGCCAGCGGCTCATACCGCTACGGCGCAACCGACTGGCTGACGCTGGAGACGCATGCGGAGGGGGCCGATCGGCTGGCGCTCGGCGGCGGCGGCGCGCAGCTGAAACTGGGGCCGTTTGGCGTGGTCAATGGCGCGCTGGCGCAGAGCCGCATGGCGGGCGAGCGCGGCAGGCAATACAGCTGGGGCTACCAGTACAACAACCGCTGGTTCAGCCTCGGCACTCAGCACACTACCCGCAGCGCCGGTTTTGCCGACCTGGCGCTTTACAGCACCCGCCAGGGCGAAGTGAACGATATTACCTGGTCGCTCAGCCGCCGCAGCGCGCAGTACAACGCCAGCGTCTCGCTGAACCGGCTCGGTAGCCTGGGCACAGCCTTTATCGATATCACCAGCGGCAGCGGCGAGCGTACGCGGCTGTGGAACCTGTCATGGAGTAAAAACCTGTGGGGCAATAGCAGTCTCTATGTCGCCGCGACGCGCGAGATCGGCAGCGGCGCATGGAGCGGCGCAGTATCGCTGATTATCCCCTTCGGCGAACAGGGCAACGCCAGCATCAGCCTGGAGCGCGATCAGCAGGGCCAGGACGCGCAGCGCATTTATCTGTCGCGGGCGATGCCCAGCGACGGCGGCTTCGCCTGGGACGCCTCGTGGGCCAATCAGGGCAGCGGCGGCGACTACCGTCAGGGCAGCCTGCGCTGGCGCAACCAGACGATCGATACCTCCGCCGGTTTTTACGGCGACCAGGATAACCATACCGAATGGGCGGATCTCACCGGCTCGCTGGTGCTGATGGATAGCCGCCTGTTCGCCGCCAACGAAGTTAATGACGCCTTTGTGCTGGTGAAGACCGGCTACCCGGACGTGACGGTGCGCTATGAGAATCAGGCGATGGGCCGCACCGACCGCGACGGCTATCTGCTGGTGCCGCGCATTAGCTCTTACTATCCGGCGAAATATGATATCGACGCGCTCGATCTGCCCGCCGATATGACCGTGCCGCGCGTCGAACAGCGTTTCGCGGTGAAGCGCCAGAGCGGCTACCTGCTGCATTTCCCTGTCGAGCCGCTGCGCGCCGCCAGCGTGATCCTGTATGACACACAGGGCAATCCACTGCCGGTCTCCAGCCAGGTGCTGCGCCCGGGCCAGCCGACGGAGTATGTCGGCTGGGACGGCATCGCCTGGCTCGACAATCTGCAGGGGGAAAATGCCATTGAAGTGGTGACGCCGGACGGACGCCGCTGTACCACCCATCTTTCGCTGGCGCACGGCCGCCCCGACGCGCTGAAGGTATACGGTCCGGTAACCTGTCCGCTGCCTGCGACGCCGCAAGGCGCGCCGGGCAGCGCTCCTGAAAACGCCAAAGCAGGGATCCTGCCATGA
- a CDS encoding Csu type fimbrial protein yields the protein MKIKLLLLLALTLGGFSATLRAACTLPASTASFGSVTSFVINTTASTSSTTANVNCGAGSTVSLLSGNNITLQLAGASTTSGTRGALTRAGVTGSDTIPVQLCTAANCATEMTIGATPITYNSTQLVNLIGLLGGLNFSIPLYLRTLPGQVVAAGNYTLTLNVAVTYRICTGIAALGLCLAGQDQNGSGTIPITLNLTITNDCATITAPNVSFGSAPLVSGFAAVSQSISVVCTKGSTYTVGLSNGNNASNGVRSMASGVNRLSYEIYKGTSSNRWGPSGTERQASANATTVSGDGLTRTFPYTARILTTQTTPPAGNYSDSVVVDVAF from the coding sequence ATGAAGATAAAATTGCTGCTGCTTCTCGCCCTGACGCTGGGCGGCTTTAGCGCCACGCTGCGCGCCGCCTGCACCCTGCCCGCCTCGACCGCCAGCTTCGGTTCGGTCACCTCGTTCGTGATCAATACCACCGCCAGCACCAGCTCCACCACGGCGAACGTCAACTGCGGCGCCGGCAGCACGGTGTCACTGCTGTCGGGCAACAATATCACCCTGCAACTGGCCGGCGCGTCCACCACGTCTGGCACCCGCGGCGCGCTAACGCGCGCCGGCGTCACCGGCAGCGATACGATCCCGGTGCAGCTCTGTACCGCCGCCAACTGCGCCACTGAAATGACCATCGGCGCCACTCCGATTACCTATAACTCTACGCAGCTGGTGAACCTGATCGGCCTGCTCGGCGGGCTGAATTTCTCTATCCCGCTCTATCTGCGCACGCTGCCCGGCCAGGTGGTGGCGGCGGGCAACTATACGCTGACGCTGAATGTCGCCGTCACCTACCGCATCTGCACCGGCATCGCCGCGCTCGGCCTCTGTCTGGCGGGCCAGGATCAGAACGGGTCCGGTACGATCCCCATTACCCTTAACCTGACCATTACCAACGACTGCGCCACCATTACCGCGCCCAACGTTAGCTTCGGCAGCGCGCCGCTGGTCAGCGGTTTCGCCGCCGTTTCGCAATCGATCAGCGTGGTCTGTACCAAAGGCAGCACCTACACGGTGGGATTAAGCAACGGCAACAACGCCAGCAACGGCGTACGCAGTATGGCGAGCGGCGTCAACCGTCTGAGCTATGAGATTTACAAGGGCACCTCCAGCAACCGTTGGGGCCCTTCCGGTACCGAGCGCCAGGCGAGCGCCAACGCCACCACGGTAAGCGGCGACGGCCTGACGCGCACCTTCCCTTATACGGCGCGCATCCTGACCACGCAAACCACGCCGCCGGCAGGCAACTACAGCGACAGCGTGGTGGTGGATGTGGCGTTTTAA
- a CDS encoding MFS transporter: MHSTTHLQKPPRSGAKTIFSVTSGNFLEMYDFMVFGYYASAIAKTFFPGDNPFASLMLTLMTFGAGFLMRPLGAIVLGAWIDRHGRRKGLLLTLALMALGTLTIACVPGYATLGAAAPVLILLGRLLQGFSAGVELGGVSVYLAEVAPQGRKGFYVSWQSGSQQIAVIFAALLGLLLNHLLAAEQITEWGWRIPFVVGCLIVPFLFWIRRMLQETEAFSQRKHHPEMREIIRTVARNWALVLAGMLMVITTTVMFYMITAFTPTFGKTVLMMSDKQSFLVTLCIGLSNLIWLPLMGALSDRLGRRPLLIVFTLLMILTAWPVLHWLVGAPSFAHLLEAELWLSFLYASYNGAMVVWLTEVMPAEVRACGFSLAYSLATALFGGFTPAISSYLIHATGDKAMPGVWLTFAALCGLIGTLSLQRLLKQYQTRHNDPGAPVAL; this comes from the coding sequence ATGCACTCCACCACGCATTTACAAAAGCCGCCCCGCAGCGGTGCCAAAACCATCTTTAGCGTCACCAGCGGCAACTTTCTCGAAATGTACGATTTTATGGTGTTCGGTTACTACGCCAGCGCGATCGCCAAAACGTTCTTTCCCGGCGATAACCCCTTTGCTTCGTTAATGCTGACGCTGATGACCTTCGGCGCCGGATTTTTGATGCGCCCGCTGGGGGCGATCGTGTTGGGGGCCTGGATCGATCGCCACGGGCGTCGCAAAGGGTTGCTGCTGACCTTAGCGCTGATGGCGCTCGGCACCCTGACCATCGCTTGCGTGCCGGGTTATGCGACACTGGGTGCCGCCGCGCCGGTGCTGATCTTGCTGGGCCGTCTGCTGCAGGGCTTTTCGGCCGGCGTCGAGCTGGGCGGGGTGTCGGTCTACCTTGCCGAGGTGGCGCCGCAAGGGCGTAAGGGCTTTTACGTCAGCTGGCAGTCCGGCAGCCAGCAGATCGCGGTGATCTTCGCCGCGCTGCTGGGACTGCTGCTGAACCATCTGCTGGCGGCGGAGCAGATAACCGAATGGGGCTGGCGCATTCCGTTTGTGGTCGGCTGCCTGATCGTGCCGTTCCTGTTCTGGATCCGCCGCATGCTGCAGGAAACTGAGGCCTTCAGCCAGCGTAAACATCACCCTGAGATGCGCGAGATTATACGTACGGTAGCCCGCAACTGGGCGCTGGTGCTGGCGGGGATGCTGATGGTGATCACCACTACCGTCATGTTCTATATGATCACCGCTTTTACGCCGACCTTCGGCAAAACGGTGCTGATGATGAGCGATAAACAGAGCTTTCTGGTCACGTTATGCATCGGCCTCTCTAACTTGATCTGGCTGCCGCTGATGGGCGCACTCTCCGATCGGCTCGGCCGCCGTCCGCTGCTGATCGTTTTTACCCTGCTGATGATCCTCACTGCGTGGCCGGTCCTGCACTGGCTGGTGGGCGCGCCGTCGTTCGCGCACTTGCTGGAAGCGGAGCTGTGGCTCTCTTTCCTCTACGCCAGCTATAACGGTGCGATGGTGGTCTGGCTGACGGAGGTGATGCCCGCCGAGGTGCGCGCCTGCGGCTTCTCGCTGGCCTACAGCCTGGCGACCGCGCTGTTTGGCGGCTTCACGCCCGCCATCTCCAGCTATCTGATCCACGCCACCGGCGATAAAGCGATGCCCGGCGTCTGGCTGACTTTCGCCGCGCTGTGCGGCCTGATCGGCACGCTGAGTCTCCAGCGCCTGCTGAAGCAGTATCAGACGCGCCATAACGATCCTGGCGCGCCCGTCGCGCTCTGA
- a CDS encoding SDR family oxidoreductase, with amino-acid sequence MADQNKMQNPLTQYYNGEYPKQRQPAPGIQQDMQPVPDCGEQSYRGSQRLAGRKALVTGADSGIGRAAAIAYAREGADVAINYLPAEQRDAEQVADYIREAGRKVVLIPGDISDEAFSKQLVKQAHEELGGLDILALVAGKQVAVEEIAELTTEQFRKTYETNVFSLFWITQAAIPLLPAGASIITTSSIQAYQPSPHLLDYASTKAAILAYTRALAKQVAEKGIRVNSVAPGPIWTALQVAGGQPQAKLPEFGQQTPMKRAGQPAELAGVYVYLASQESSYVTAEVHGVTGGEHLG; translated from the coding sequence ATGGCAGATCAAAATAAAATGCAAAATCCTCTCACCCAGTATTACAACGGTGAATACCCGAAACAGCGCCAGCCCGCCCCGGGCATCCAGCAGGATATGCAGCCCGTTCCAGACTGCGGCGAACAGAGCTATCGCGGCAGCCAGCGTCTGGCGGGCCGTAAAGCGCTGGTCACCGGCGCTGATTCCGGTATTGGCCGCGCTGCCGCTATCGCCTATGCCCGTGAAGGCGCCGATGTAGCGATCAACTATCTGCCCGCCGAACAGCGCGACGCTGAGCAGGTGGCAGACTATATCCGCGAAGCGGGTCGTAAAGTGGTGCTGATCCCGGGCGATATCAGCGATGAGGCGTTCAGCAAGCAGCTGGTGAAGCAGGCGCACGAAGAGCTGGGCGGACTGGATATCCTGGCGCTGGTGGCGGGCAAGCAGGTAGCGGTCGAAGAGATTGCTGAACTGACCACCGAACAGTTCCGTAAGACTTACGAAACCAACGTTTTCTCACTGTTCTGGATCACTCAGGCGGCGATTCCGCTGCTGCCGGCAGGCGCGTCGATTATTACCACGTCATCGATTCAGGCCTATCAGCCCAGCCCGCATCTGCTGGACTACGCCTCCACCAAAGCGGCGATCCTTGCCTATACCCGTGCGCTGGCGAAGCAGGTGGCGGAGAAAGGCATTCGCGTGAACAGCGTTGCGCCAGGCCCGATCTGGACCGCGCTGCAGGTCGCTGGCGGTCAGCCGCAGGCGAAACTGCCGGAGTTTGGTCAGCAGACGCCGATGAAGCGCGCCGGTCAGCCGGCCGAACTGGCGGGCGTGTATGTCTATCTGGCGTCGCAGGAATCGAGCTACGTGACGGCGGAAGTGCATGGCGTAACCGGCGGCGAACATTTAGGTTAA
- the exbD gene encoding TonB system transport protein ExbD produces the protein MAMRLNDDLDSNGEMHEINVTPFIDVMLVLLIIFMVAAPLATVDVRVNLPASTSAPQPRPEKPVYLSIKEDKQMYVGNEAVSKEKLIDVLNAQTEGNKETTIFFQADKSVDYETLMSAMDALRGAGYLKIGLMGMESAQK, from the coding sequence ATGGCGATGCGGTTAAATGACGATCTGGACAGCAACGGCGAAATGCATGAAATCAACGTGACGCCGTTTATCGACGTGATGCTGGTGCTGTTGATTATTTTCATGGTGGCCGCGCCGCTGGCGACGGTGGACGTCAGGGTCAACCTTCCCGCCTCGACCAGCGCGCCGCAGCCGCGTCCGGAAAAGCCGGTCTATCTCTCGATCAAAGAAGATAAGCAGATGTATGTCGGCAACGAAGCAGTGTCGAAAGAGAAGCTGATTGACGTGCTGAACGCGCAGACCGAAGGCAATAAAGAAACCACCATTTTCTTCCAGGCGGATAAATCAGTGGATTATGAAACGCTGATGAGCGCCATGGATGCCCTGCGCGGCGCGGGCTATCTCAAGATTGGCCTGATGGGGATGGAGAGCGCGCAGAAATAG
- the exbB gene encoding tol-pal system-associated acyl-CoA thioesterase: MTSELMQADLSVWGMFEHADIVVKAVMIGLLLASVVTWAIFFGKFTELSSARRRLKQEQQALAEARSLRQAAELSDGFHARSLTTQLLQEAQNELELSAGSEDNEGIKERTGFRLERRVAAISRHAGRGNGFLATIGSVSPFIGLFGTVWGIMNSFIGIAKTQTTNLAVVAPGIAEALLATAIGLVAAIPAVVIYNVFARMIANYKASLGDVAAQVLLLQSRDLDLARGNSAQPVQNAHKLRVG, encoded by the coding sequence GTGACCAGTGAGTTGATGCAGGCGGATCTCTCCGTCTGGGGCATGTTTGAACATGCGGACATCGTGGTAAAAGCGGTAATGATTGGACTGCTTCTGGCGTCCGTCGTCACCTGGGCCATCTTCTTCGGCAAATTTACCGAGCTATCTTCGGCGCGTCGCCGCCTGAAACAGGAACAGCAGGCGCTGGCGGAAGCGCGTTCCCTGCGCCAGGCGGCGGAGCTGAGCGACGGCTTCCACGCGCGCAGCCTGACGACACAGCTGCTGCAGGAAGCGCAGAATGAGCTGGAGTTGTCCGCCGGTTCGGAAGATAACGAAGGCATTAAAGAGCGCACCGGCTTCCGCCTGGAGCGCCGCGTCGCCGCCATCAGCCGTCACGCCGGCCGCGGCAACGGCTTCCTCGCCACTATCGGCTCCGTCTCACCCTTTATCGGCCTGTTTGGCACCGTCTGGGGCATTATGAACAGCTTTATCGGTATCGCCAAAACCCAAACCACCAACCTTGCGGTCGTCGCGCCCGGCATCGCCGAAGCGCTGCTGGCGACGGCTATCGGCCTGGTGGCGGCAATCCCGGCAGTAGTGATCTACAATGTCTTCGCCCGTATGATCGCCAACTACAAGGCGAGCCTGGGCGACGTTGCCGCGCAGGTGCTGCTGCTGCAGAGCCGCGATCTCGATCTGGCGCGCGGCAACAGCGCGCAGCCGGTACAGAATGCACATAAACTGCGGGTAGGTTAA